ATTTGTCCTGGCTCTTGCATACAGTGTGCGCATAACAAAAACCAGGGAACTCCCCCACCATGAAAACGCCCCATGTTTCACACCAACGGCCCGAGGACGAGAATCTCGGGGTCGGCGCGAATATGGCTTACGGCCTGCAACACGTTCTGACCATGTATGGCGGTATCGTCGCGGTGCCACTGATCATCGGTCAGGCCGCCGGGCTTTCGCCGGCGGACATCGGTCTGTTGATTGCTGCTTCATTGTTTGCGGGGGGGCTGGCCACGTTGCTGCAAACCCTGGGTTTACCGTTTTTCGGCTGTCAATTGCCGCTGGTGCAGGGCGTGTCGTTCTCCGGTGTTGCCACGATGGTGGCGATTGTCAGCAGTGGCGGGGAGGGCGGCTTCCAGTCGGTGCTCGGCGCGGTGATTGCGGCGTCGCTGATCGGCTTGCTGATCACGCCGGTGTTCTCGCGAATCACCAAGTTCTTCCCGCCGCTGGTCACGGGCATCGTGATCACCACCATCGGCCTGACGCTGATGCCGGTGGCCGCACGCTGGGCTATGGGTGGCAACAGTCACGCGCCTGATTTTGGCAGCATGCAAAACATCGGTCTGGCGGCGGTCACGCTGGTGCTGGTGTTGCTGCTGAGCAAGGTTGGCAGCTCCACCATCTCGCGTCTGTCGATCCTGTTGGCCATGGTGATCGGCACGGTGCTGGCGGTGTTCCTCGGCATGGCGGACTTCTCCAACGTCACCCAGGGCCCGATGTTCGGCTTCCCGACACCGTTCCATTTCGGCATGCCGACCTTCCACTTCGCCGCGATCCTGTCGATGTGCATCGTGGTCATGGTCACCTTGGTAGAAACTTCGGCGGACATCCTGGCGGTCGGTGAAATCATCGGCACCAAGGTCGACTCCAAACGCCTGGGCAACGGCCTGCGGGCGGACATGCTGTCGAGCATGTTTGCGCCGATCTTTGGCTCGTTCACCCAGAGCGCCTTCGCCCAGAACGTCGGGCTGGTGGCGGTGACCGGGATCAAGAGCCGCTATGTGGTGGCGACCGGCGGTATCTTCCTGGTGATCCTCGGCCTGCTGCCATTCATGGGCCGGGTCATCGCAGCCGTGCCGACCTCGGTACTCGGCGGCGCCGGTATCGTGCTGTTCGGCACCGTGGCGGCGAGCGGCATCCGGACGCTGTCCAAGGTCGATTACCGCAACAACGTCAACCTGATCATCGTCGCCACCTCAATCGGCTTCGGCATGATTCCGATTGCCGCGCCGAACTTCTACGATCACTTCCCGAGCTGGTTCGCGACCATTTTCCATTCGGGCATCAGCTCGTCGGCGATCATGGCGATCCTGCTGAACCTGGCGTTCAACCACTTCACGGCGGGTAACTCGGATCAGCAGTCAGTGTTTGCGGCGGCAGAAGAGCGGACCCTGCGTTATCGCGATCTGGCAGCCCTGCGTGAAGGCGACTACTTCAGCGACGGCAAGCTGCACGACTGCGACGGCAACGAAGTGCCGGTGATCGATCCGGATTCGGATCACGGTCATGGCGCGCCGAAGGCACACGCCAAGAGCAGCGAGCACGTCTGACCGTTGTAGTTGAATGAAAAAGGGCCGATCAGTTGCGAAACTGATCGGCCCTTTTTATGGCGCTGACTTTTTCAATGCCCACAAAAAAGCCCCTGAATCTATCGATTCAGGGGCTCTGTATTTGGCTCCACAACCTGGACTCGAACCAGGGACCCAGTGATTAACAGTCACTTGCTCTACCAACTGAGCTATTGCGGAATTGGTGCGTATGTTACTGATTTAAAAAGACTAGTCAAGCATTGCCGAAACTTTTTTACCGAACGGCTTTTCAGCCGCCGAAGGTAAAGGTGCCCATCAGCAGTTTTGCGTACAACGCTGTGGCGGCCAGTTGTACCAGCCACAGGGCCAGTCCGCCGAGAAACACGCCGGCCGCCACTTGCAGCACCAGGCTCTTTTCGCGTTTGCCCGAGGTGCGGGGTGGATAGTAGTCCAGCTCATCGCGGTCGGCGCGCAGGTCATCGTTTTTCATATCGGCTCTCTGAAATATCGTCTGTGTGCAGTCTAGAGGGTGTAGCGGCTTTTCTTCAGACAAATAAAAAACGGGAAGCCCGAAGGCTTCCCGTTTTCAGTGCAGCGCCGGATCAGATGACCTGAACGATGGCGTCCGTCACGGCTTCGATGTTGCTCTGGTTCAGCGCGGCGACGCAGATGCGGCCGGTGTCCAGGGCGTAGATGCCGAACTCGTTGCGCAGGCGGTGAACCTGTTCGGTGGTCAGGCCGGAGTAGGAGAACATGCCGCGCTGACGACCAACGAAGCTGAAGTCACGCTGCGGGGCTTTTTTGGCCAGCAGAGCAACCATCTGCTCGCGCATGCCGCGAATGCGCAGGCGCATTTCAGCCAGTTCGGCTTCCCACTGGGCGCGCAGTTCCGGGCTGTTCAGCACGGCGGCGACAACGCTTGCACCGTGGGTCGGCGGGTTGGAGTAGTTGGTGCGGATCACGCGTTTGACTTGCGACAGGACGCGGGCGCTTTCTTCTTTCGATTCGCTGACGATCGACAGCGCGCCGACACGCTCGCCGTACAGCGAGAACGACTTGGAGAACGAGCTCGACACGAAGAAGGTCAGGCCGGATTCGGCGAACAGACGCACGGCAGCAGCGTCTTCGGCAATGCCGTCACCGAAACCCTGGTAAGCCATGTCGAGGAACGGCACGTGACCTTTGGCCTTGACCGCTTCCAGCACGTTGTTCCAGTCCGCCGGGCTCAGGTCGACGCCGGTCGGGTTGTGGCAGCACGCGTGCAGCACGATGATCGAGCCGTTCGGCAGCGCATTGAGGTCTTCCAGCAGGCCGGCACGGTTCACGTCGTGGGTGGCGGCGTCGTAGTAGCGGTAGTTCTGCACCGGGAAACCGGCGGTTTCGAACAGCGCGCGGTGGTTTTCCCAGCTCGGGTCGCTGATCGCCACAACGGCATTGGGCAGCAGTTGCTTGAGGAAGTCGGCACCGATTTTCAGTGCGCCGGTACCGCCGACGGCCTGAGTGGTGACGACGCGGCCAGCCGCCAGCAGTGGCGAATCATTGCCGAACAGCAGCTTTTGCACGGCCTGATCGTAAGCAGCGATGCCGTCGATCGGCAGGTAGCCACGGGAGGCGTGCTGAGCGGCGCGAATGGTTTCGGCTTCGATAACGGCGCGCAGGAGTGGAATTCGCCCCTCTTCGTTGCAGTACACACCCACCCCGAGGTTGACCTTATTGGTCCGGGTATCGGCGTTGAATGCTTCGTTGAGGCCCAGGATTGGATCGCGGGGTGCCATTTCGACAGCGGAGAACAGGCTCATTTTTACGGCAGCTCTAATGGAGAGTGGAGGGACGTGTGGCGCTCCAGCCGAATGCACTAGAGCGGTGCACAAACGGGGAGCTAGTATAGAGGCCATCATCGATCAATGGCGACAGGCGAATCGGGTTTTCAGGTAAGTTTTTCCGATTATTTCTCGACCGTTAGTCGAATGGACTTGTCGGAGACTTTACCGGATGTAGGACGTTTGCCTTGAAAGGCGAGGCAATCGGCTCCACATTCAGCACAATCTTCGTTTTTCCTTGCGCGACATCGGTCGTTAGCGGTCTTTCTCGTGGTGCTGCGGTTTGCCCGCAGCGCCGCGATTCCAGAGGTGTTTATGTCTGAATTCCAGCTCGTCACCCGTTTTGACCCCGCCGGCGATCAACCCGAAGCCATTCGCCAGATGGTCGAAGGCATCGAAGCCGGGCTGGCGCACCAGACGCTGCTCGGGGTGACCGGGTCGGGCAAGACCTTCAGTATCGCCAACGTAATCGCCCAAGTGCAGCGCCCGACCCTGGTGCTGGCGCCGAACAAGACCCTGGCCGCGCAGCTGTACGGCGAGTTCAAGTCGTTCTTCCCGAACAATGC
The window above is part of the Pseudomonas fluorescens genome. Proteins encoded here:
- a CDS encoding nucleobase:cation symporter-2 family protein, coding for MKTPHVSHQRPEDENLGVGANMAYGLQHVLTMYGGIVAVPLIIGQAAGLSPADIGLLIAASLFAGGLATLLQTLGLPFFGCQLPLVQGVSFSGVATMVAIVSSGGEGGFQSVLGAVIAASLIGLLITPVFSRITKFFPPLVTGIVITTIGLTLMPVAARWAMGGNSHAPDFGSMQNIGLAAVTLVLVLLLSKVGSSTISRLSILLAMVIGTVLAVFLGMADFSNVTQGPMFGFPTPFHFGMPTFHFAAILSMCIVVMVTLVETSADILAVGEIIGTKVDSKRLGNGLRADMLSSMFAPIFGSFTQSAFAQNVGLVAVTGIKSRYVVATGGIFLVILGLLPFMGRVIAAVPTSVLGGAGIVLFGTVAASGIRTLSKVDYRNNVNLIIVATSIGFGMIPIAAPNFYDHFPSWFATIFHSGISSSAIMAILLNLAFNHFTAGNSDQQSVFAAAEERTLRYRDLAALREGDYFSDGKLHDCDGNEVPVIDPDSDHGHGAPKAHAKSSEHV
- a CDS encoding amino acid aminotransferase is translated as MSLFSAVEMAPRDPILGLNEAFNADTRTNKVNLGVGVYCNEEGRIPLLRAVIEAETIRAAQHASRGYLPIDGIAAYDQAVQKLLFGNDSPLLAAGRVVTTQAVGGTGALKIGADFLKQLLPNAVVAISDPSWENHRALFETAGFPVQNYRYYDAATHDVNRAGLLEDLNALPNGSIIVLHACCHNPTGVDLSPADWNNVLEAVKAKGHVPFLDMAYQGFGDGIAEDAAAVRLFAESGLTFFVSSSFSKSFSLYGERVGALSIVSESKEESARVLSQVKRVIRTNYSNPPTHGASVVAAVLNSPELRAQWEAELAEMRLRIRGMREQMVALLAKKAPQRDFSFVGRQRGMFSYSGLTTEQVHRLRNEFGIYALDTGRICVAALNQSNIEAVTDAIVQVI